One region of Cydia fagiglandana chromosome 15, ilCydFagi1.1, whole genome shotgun sequence genomic DNA includes:
- the LOC134671376 gene encoding uncharacterized protein LOC134671376, with amino-acid sequence MKYAVFFLLCCVALAAAAPQLIYPGLAPYAPLGLAPRTVVAGPTVVNGLTPFGLGGRIVAPGYIGTTII; translated from the exons ATGAAATACGCC GTGTTCTTCCTCCTCTGCTGCGTGGCGCTGGCGGCTGCTGCCCCCCAGCTCATCTACCCGGGCCTGGCTCCCTATGCCCCATTGGGGCTGGCCCCCAGG ACCGTGGTGGCGGGTCCGACGGTGGTGAACGGCCTGACCCCATTCGGCCTCGGAGGCCGCATCGTGGCCCCCGGCTACATCGGTACCACCATCATCTAA
- the LOC134671591 gene encoding hornerin-like: MKFTITLIALLSVTTSWAKKEQKADELKDKREAPVGYPASSHSYQAPSLGHEGASAISIGAGYSVGGAKPSYSGYEGQGFSGSHSLSSESLPASGHATIQLAPITLQPSHGGLVGTDLNHLMSQLQQQLNSGALSLQAPESYGGSVQSEGHSGYSVQEQAIPQYQFSSPKQQYSIVEQQSQPSIPSYAAGTKGLGSYSSTGPVLFNPSEAKQLNAAPSFNYAAPSSGHSFGSGGLNLGSGAQYFTGASGSIGESLGGGYSLSGPYKSFGNSYASSGKNSFKPSAYIGSTVQADPSHGISALSSSYGAPSFSGASSQSGSHGAISLGSAGHGISLGSGHGGHSLGSSLSGHSVGSNSLGGHSLGSSSFGGHSLSSGSLGGHSLGSGGHGVSLGSGGLSFSSGGHGSHGALSLGSGGLGASLGGSHGGFGGGFGGGSSKYISNAYLPAKDSFASLSSHSSGLYSPPATSYGIPNSAHAASSHSPQYYKSQPSYSFGAGSSSYKAPSSSMSSLKSYPKYSSGGYSSLSSQYGSPKEPLQGSYSENTYNTIKYSEELKASPQ; encoded by the exons ATGAAATTCACG ATTACATTAATCGCTCTGCTGAGCGTTACAACGTCCTGGGCTAAGAAAGAACAGAAGGCGGATGAATTGAAAGACAAGAGAGAAGCGCCAGTTGGATATCCTGCATCGTCACACAGTTACCAGGCTCCGTCGCTGGGCCACGAGGGTGCTAGCGCCATCAGCATCGGGGCTGGCTACAGCGTCGGTGGAGCCAAACCCAGCTACTCCGGCTATGAAGGACAAGGATTTAGTGGATCTCATTCACTCTCATCCGAGAGCCTGCCAGCCAGCGGCCACGCGACCATCCAGCTCGCGCCGATCACTCTGCAGCCAAGTCACGGTGGCCTAGTAGGAACTGACCTTAATCATTTGATGAGTCAGCTTCAGCAGCAATTGAACTCAGGAGCTCTGAGCCTGCAGGCGCCGGAAAGCTACGGAGGCTCCGTACAATCGGAGGGCCACAGCGGTTATAGTGTACAAGAGCAAGCTATCCCACAGTACCAGTTCTCGTCACCTAAACAGCAATATAGTATTGTCGAGCAACAGTCTCAACCCAGCATACCGTCGTACGCCGCTGGTACTAAAGGTCTTGGATCTTACAGTTCCACAGGCCCAGTCCTGTTCAATCCTTCAGAAGCTAAACAATTGAACGCCGCCCCTTCCTTCAACTACGCAGCTCCCAGTTCTGGCCACTCCTTCGGTTCAGGGGGGCTCAATTTAGGTAGCGGAGCCCAATATTTCACAGGTGCTTCTGGCTCTATCGGAGAATCTCTTGGTGGTGGATACTCTTTAAGTGGCCCTTACAAATCTTTCGGAAATAGTTACGCGTCCTCTGGAAAGAACTCTTTCAAACCTTCTGCGTACATAGGCTCTACAGTTCAAGCTGACCCAAGCCACGGCATATCTGCTCTATCAAGTTCCTACGGCGCGCCTTCCTTTAGCGGTGCCTCTTCTCAATCTGGCAGCCATGGTGCCATTTCTCTAGGTTCTGCGGGACATGGAATCAGTTTGGGCTCCGGTCACGGCGGTCATTCACTGGGTTCCAGCCTTAGCGGACACTCAGTAGGATCAAACAGCCTCGGCGGTCATTCTCTTGGATCTAGTAGCTTCGGTGGTCACTCTTTGAGTTCTGGTAGTCTCGGCGGTCATTCTCTAGGTTCTGGAGGTCATGGTGTTTCCCTAGGCTCTGGAGGCCTTTCATTCTCCTCCGGTGGTCACGGTAGTCACGGTGCTTTATCTCTAGGATCAGGCGGACTCGGTGCGAGTCTCGGAGGATCTCACGGCGGTTTTGGAGGCGGTTTTGGCGGCGGTTCATCTAAGTACATCTCTAATGCTTACCTTCCGGCTAAAGACAGTTTTGCATCTCTTTCCTCTCACTCTTCCGGTCTGTATTCACCGCCTGCTACTAGTTACGGTATTCCTAACTCCGCTCACGCCGCGTCTTCTCACAGTCCCCAATACTACAAGTCGCAGCCGTCATATAGCTTTGGAGCCGGTAGCTCGTCATACAAAGCACCCTCAAGCAGCATGAGCTCCTTAAAATCTTACCCTAAATATAGCTCTGGTGGATATAGTAGCCTAAGTTCACAGTACGGATCTCCTAAGGAGCCTCTTCAAGGTTCTTATAGTGAGAATACTTATAACACAATTAAATATAGCGAGGAACTAAAAGCCAGTCCTCAATAA